The Camelina sativa cultivar DH55 chromosome 18, Cs, whole genome shotgun sequence DNA window ATGACCCCTGGATACCGGCTCAATTCCAGAGACCAGCTTTATGTAAGGGTCCTTTTAAGGACCCCAATCTCAATTTGGCTCACTTAATCGATCGTTGAACAAATATTTGGCAACTGGATATGCTCAACGAGTTTTTTTTATCCTCTGGATGTTGCATTGATAAGGGCAATACCTTTAGGAAGCAACCAAAATGCAGACCATTAAGGTTGGCATTTTATAAAAGCTAGAAAATATACTGTTAAGTTTAGCTACCATTTGGCTCGTCACGAAGTACCGGGAAATTTTCAAGCTCATGGTTGTGGCCTAGAGATTACCCCCTCCTGGCCAGTGTTAGGCGGGTTTGTTGTCCAccaaaaattcaacattttatgtggcaggttttAACGGGGTGTATTTCAGTTTCAGAAAATTTGGGACGGCGGGGTATTGCCTGCGTCTGGATTGTGTACGGTGTGGTGCTGAGGAGGAAACGGTAAATCATGCCATATTTGTTTGTCCACCGGCAGACAGGTTTGGACCTTAGCAAATGTACCGGTGGGGGCCATCTCTTTTCCCTCGGAGTATGTGTATGCGAATGTGAATcattttttgggaaaaaataatCTTGCGTCTCAGGTTTTAATGTTTTCgtggcttatgtggtatatatggaaagcaAGAAATGCACGAGTTTATGAAAATATTGCTGAGTACCCCGAGGAGATTATCTTGGTGGCGGAGGGTGAAGCTTTGTCATGGTAGCAGGCTCTAGTGGAGAGTGATAATATGGATTCGACCACTACCACTCTTGTTACAGAGCCCCAGCAGAGGGTGGTCGTTGCTAATCTTCCTGAGCTTTTTATGGGTCATCTCTGCTTcgtagatggatcttggaaagcgGGTGATCCGTGCGAGATGGGTTTGTTAATCGTTTCCGGACGCGCCGATGAATAGAGGAGCCACTAATTTCCGACGAAGTCTCTCCCCCCTACATGCTGAAGTAGTAACTTTTATCTGGGCGATGCGGTGCATGATCGGCCATGACTTTAGAGATGTGGCGTTCTTTACAGACTGTTCAGTCTTGGTGAAGATAGTGTCTTCTCCTTCGGCCTAACCAGCTTTCTCGGCGTAccttgacgacatcaagattAACAAGGGAAAATTTTCagctttctttttatattttatcactAGAAACACAAATGTAAATGCGGATTCCCTAATATGCCAAGCACATAGTTATCCGCATCATGTtttatatgtaaacaatttcccaTCCAATTGGCTCTTTTGAACTAAtcttttattgacaaaaaaaaatatatagttaaaaatcagatttttgtatgtgaaaagttttttaaaaaagttacatTAGAAGTTATTTGAATAGTTatgataaagagaaaaaaaaatataataaaaatgaataaaaaatgaataatataaagagagagagttatgaGAGACAAAATTGATACCCAGCCCACAGATATAGAGACACAGAGATAGTAAAAAAGCAAAGagatgaaagaataaaaaaaaaaaacctattccACATTCTCTTTATTACATACAGTAAAATATGGCTATTTTTCATATTACAAATAGTGAATGTATTATAATTCTTATTAAATCTTGAAAACATACTAAATCACAAACTCACCCtattgtttaataaatatatcattatatCGAACCCTCGACATTTTCATGTTATGCAATGTCTTTgtgtttgatcaaaaaaaaaaaaagaagcaatgtCTATGTATGCTTTAGCTACGCAATAATATCAGAGAATAAATCGATTATGAAAGCTTCCAAAATGATATAATTGTCGTCTACAGTCTGGAAATAGGTCGAACTGatggattttttaaaaccgGTTTATTACGGAATTAGATGGGAAACGTTGATAATTACCGTTGATGGGGTCATAactcaaaattcaaatatatttgtGGGGATAcaacttgtttatttatttaattttgtgtgtAGCCAGAGCAAgagctcaatttttttttttttgtaattttctgacTAAATAAAATTAGCTGTTAGTTTgcacaaatattattattcagATATAGATTTATAAAGTTCAAACTACATATTGTACATATAACATAATCTTATATGTCCGTGCATGACATTGGTTACCCATCTAGTATAACCttatttgaagaaattaaagatACTTGTATGGTTTGCTGTTCAAGACATGTAGATTCACCACCTCTAATAGCCACACCTTGGTGGAATATTCCATTTAGTCTCGGTCACAGTTTTATTCACCAACAAATACTGCTTCCAATCTTCAAGAGCCGCTTTAAGATTCTTCACTTTGTTGTCCAAACCAATACAACAATTTGCATGCATAGTGTTAACAACGTTGATGTCTCGGCTAGGCTCACAAAACCCGCCGAAGTAAACCGTATCCAGAAACCTTATCGTGATCCCGAGTTCCGTGACGAACGGGTCGTTCTTGATGGAATTGAAAACATCTTGGTCATGTCTTTTCGGGAATCTCTTGCTCGAGTCGCACCAATAGTTGTAGAAATTTCGGGTTTTGTTATTGGCCTTGACATATGTGAATCCGGAATTTACGTGGTTGCTTTTATCAGAAGGTTTTCCGTTGTAGTCATCACATGATATTTGGAAATCCGCGTTGGAAAAGAACCGAGGGAATGGATCACGGAGCCATAAAATGTCAGCATCCTATATTTATATGCAATTAAGAACATATCAAAATAACAtatctgaaaaacaaaaaaataagttgaTTGGTTCTATTTATTTAGTAACctcaaatcaaacaaactaaaaaccaaaaaccaaacttaacgaatctaaaaaaaaatctgaaatctcAACTACAAGTTCTTAACCaggttataaatttataagctactagaaaaatgaaaaaaaagtatattaaaacaaagaatTCAAGCCATAAAAGGTATGCGTAGCTTCATTTTCAAGCCTTTGGGCATTTGGTCTTCAACTCTATAAagtctttaaaataatttttttcactaTTCGGTTTCCATTGGTTTAGACATTTAACTTATTATGATATGACGTACCGTGAAGAGGAAATTATAGCCTAAACTGAGAACTTCTTTTAGGAGATCCATTCGTCGCCAAATGAGCTTCAAGTAACCGGGAGACATGAACCGGTTTTTTCCCGCGAGCTCTTCAGAATCAGTGGCGTTGATCAAGTAGCAATGAGAATGAACCAGCATACACCGGTCATATGCCTTGCTATCTAGGCAAACCGCAATCACATGCTTCAGTAACCTCTCGGTCCCTAGTCCTGTCTGAAAACTctctaaaaacaaatcaaacgtAGAGTTTGGAGCTGTCCATGCATTGTTCAACGCTGTTATAATCACCGTGTTGTCCTCCATAGCAGCGTTCATCAGTACTCTCTCTAGCTCTGAAACCGGTTTTGTATGttgtatctatatataacaataCCAAGTCAATATAACAAGGATCCACATGAGTGTATCTTTTGGTGAATATGATTGAGACAGTTACCGGCTTTAAGGAAGTTTGGTTTTGTGAGTACCAACTGGTTTTCCATTGAGGCAACATCACTTGTAAAGGCTTATCCACAGATTTATagaccaaaagacaagaaagtgCCACGGTTGTGAACAACAACACGACTCTCAGCACATCTCTCTGACCGGTGGAACTGTCAGATCCAATAGACCGTGACTTGGCTCTTCCAACGGTGTTACTAGGGCCAGCCAGTTCGTAGccggaaaaagaagaagagtcggTGTTCAAGCTCTTCATGGTTTTGTCTGGTTGATTCTTTGACAATAACACCTCCTATTTATTTCTCtcttaaactatatatatagcattGATTATGTATAcgacaaaaaaagataaatcgATTAGAATGCTTATGTTCGTAATCGTACTTTAGCACATAAGataagacccaagttttggggGTCGACATCAAGCACCCAAAACTGAACCAGGGATTTACTGTTTAAGGTTTATTCCGGTTATATCCTGGTTCCGCTGTGTCTTGAATGAAAAAACctctaaaaaaattacatagttgtaaaaaagaaaaaaagtcaatgGCATTGAGATTCAACAAGTACctttaaacaaacaattaatcaatattAGTTAAGAAATGCGAGTACTTTACTTGTAAAGTGATCGATTGACGAAGAAGAACctagtaaataaaattatattgacTCTTCCTTAGTAATCGGATTATGATCATGTGCTTTAcacattattttgattttttttaccagTCTACTAGTCTAGTTTGACTTAATTAAACGTTAGAAGATCTTGGAAATAATAATTTTCGGTGTTCTAAATTTTTAGATGTGTTAGAAAATTTAAACCTAGCTAGAAACACTACGTACGTAATGTTACAAAACTACTAAAATTATAGCATGTTAACGTTTTAcgtttattttgtgaaaacttATTTGTTGCTGTATGTGCATGCAGCCCCTGTTAAATGAGATTTTACCCTGGCCGGTGCGATGCTAAACACGCAGGATTAAGAAGTACGTTAAAGGCCCTGTATATCCTATGTTCATGACAGTAGATACCTCCAACGGAGTTGCTCTTACAACTTTTGACaccggaaaaaaataaatagtaataattagttattaaccatatttgaaaacaaaacgttttaaaaagatttaaaaaaatctttatccaaaaaaaatatatatcaaaaatacaaaaatacaaaaaggaaagaaaaaaaagtttcggAATAACATAATTAATTAGGGCTTTCTTTTGCGTTTACATGATACCATCACAAATTCACGAGTCATTCTTCTTAATCAGCGCTCTGCTTCGTAAGTTTCGTGACTTGTCCGACGGCTTGCATATGCAGATTCTCTTGCTTGTCTCCACAAAAGATGCAGTGACCACCACGGTTTTGTCAAAACGTTggggtttaatatggaccatgatattagggatacaatatcccacattgggtAGGATCTTAAGTGGTATAAAAATACGCGTAtttccactcattgccaattgaaTAGAAGCCCTCaatctaatatggtatcagagtccGCACATGTTCAACCCAATCCACAATCGGCCCAACCCAATAGTTGGCCCGCCGATTCATGTCCGAACAGAGATTGATGCTTAGAAGAACCATCATCTGGAGGGGCGTATTAGagatacaatatcccacattggaaggtgagtaggatcttaagtggtatatataagatatgggccTCTCCACTAATTACCcattggttttgagtttgaagCCCACAATCTAATACATAATGTCTATACTTGAGTACAAAGAAAGGAAAGATAATGATAGAAGCAAAAAGAGTTTGGTGGTTTCTTGACCAGTCATTGCAACTCCACAGGGCACCTGTATTAGACAGCTTGTGTATCAAACTCGGTTCACACTTTCCTGTTCATGTTGATGTTGCAAAATGGGTTGCAAAGGCTGTTGATCGTTTTGTGCGTAACCTAAAATTTGAGCTTCTCTAATCCGCAAATCCAATCAGGTTGCCTAAGAGCCTTTACACATGCGGAACGCTAGTGAAACTGAATCTCTCCCACAAGGTTCTCATATATTCTCCTACTTCTACCGCTCGCCTACCATCCCTTAAAAAGCTCTACCTAATCAATGTGGTCTATAAAGACGAGGCTTCTCTCGTTAGGTTCTTATCAAGCTGCACTGTtcttgagaaagaagatgacaatATCACGCATTTTTTCGTGATAGTGCCTTCTTTGCGGGACTTATCGTATCATGATTATGATTATAGTTATGTAGGAAACAGGGCTAGGCTCTTGGTTGATCAAGAATATGCCTTGTCTTGATAGTGCAGATCTATGTGTTGATACCTACGCAGTTGACAATTTGGTAAGATCTATATCAGCGGTTTTGTCTCTTAACTTGTTTTTGGCTGATGAAATGTTAGACAATGATAGTAGATGAATTATCAAACTGAGAagcaaaaatttaaaatctatatgCCGTTAGATGTACCTTCAATCCTGAAGAGAGACAAAAGGTGATAGAGGAATTGGAGTCGATGCCTAGGGTTTCTAAGTCATGTCAGCTTCTTCTCAAATGAAAATTGTACTGTTTCTCATATGTTATTCCTATTACCATGTTGCCACATACATCAAGTCTCTGCATTCGAGTTTATCTACTTACTAGAGCTTGCTACTCTCTGAAAGTGATTAAGATGTCTCACATATGACCACACTACAAAGTTCACAATAATGATACAACAAAGACACCCATAAATTTTAAACGAAAGCTCTTAAGATGCATAATACTAAAATACTAAGTAATACTACATGATACAGAGTATGTGCTCACTCATGCAATACTGATAGGATGTTCCAATATGATTTGTTCTGATCGATTATTAGCTTTGCCTCTTTCCATTCACCTTTCAATGTAGCTTGATACAGAGGAACACAAAAATTCAGATATTCATCTCTTTCACGGGTTAAAACTTGACCTGGTAATGAGGTGCTCGCTCCTGCAAATGTGACTCCAGAGATGATCTGGCAGGTTTTATTATactaaaaagtcaaaaaattattcaccaaaaaTCATAAGTTTTGAACTGGCCAAGTTAGAGCTTTCTATTCTTCAGATCTTAGAGAAAAGATAATAAGTCTTAAGGCTCATTGGTTACCTTCAAGGACTGTCTCTGGTGTGGCATAGGCATAGTCTTCTTCACTTCTGACATTGTAAAAACGAAGAAGGGATCTGTATCCTCCATTCTTGCTAAACAAACAATTAACCAATTAAGTCAACAAGAGGGAGCTTGAGAGAGTGAGATGCCCGTTACAAATTGTGATACACAGCTAGCAACTGTACCAAATTAATGATCAAatatcataaaagaaaattccCTTCGACAACTTGAGACACGGTAGGTGTTGAAATATAGTACTAGTACATCTCTAGAAAGAGCAGATGGAATTGAATATGCAAGATCAAAGGTCTAAATTATGAATCCAAGTGGATAGATGGATTACATAGATCGTAAAACACTCAAAGATGACATAACAAAGAAATCAGAAGCCAGGGTAAAAGGACTCAAAGGATGgtattcaaattcaaatatcaGTCTGTGTGAAGAATAACTAACCTAACTTTAGATGACAAGAATAACTAAACCACAATTTCTCCTGACAAGGTAGAGTTGAGGCAAGACTAAGTAACAGAGATCAGAAATTGTCTAATAACAATTTTCTTCcattaatctttcaaaatttgaacGAAACACTATGAAAATTACAAGGAACAGAACATCTGCAATTATCAGACTATTCCCAAGTTAAATTTAGGTATGCAAAAGCTAAACAAACACTatagaaaattacaaacattACAACTTACAATGACAAACCGCAAAAActgtttctttatcttctttttcttcatcatcatccgatCCATTATCGATCAAATATCAAAGTTCTCCATCTGAATGCTGCTTTTTAAAGGAACATAGTCACCAAGATACCCACCGAGATGATCATGCAACGCGGATTTATCAATCTCCTGATGATGGAAACTCTTGCAAACATAGTAAAACACACTCTGCACAAGCAAACCCACAAGATTCACAATCACTAGTATCCCAACCAAGAAACCTCCAACCACAATCTTTGTAAACAACCCAAAATCATCTCCTCCATGAACCACAACAGCACCGAAAACACCAGCGGTGACACCACAAAGAGCAAGATACACAAAAACCATAGTACACGCCATACTAGTCCTTCCTTTAAGCAACTCATAGCTCTTCCTCATGGCAGCAATCCCATAAATAGGCTCAAGAACAGAGACAACACTAGCTAAATGCCACCACGCAGTCATATAAACATGAACacccaaaaaaagaacaaagatcaCAACCATCGAGAACACAGCGAGGATCACGCTCTGTAAATCGATGGCCACGATCAAAACCACGAGgaacaacaagaaaacagagTTGTACACAAGCATCAAGAGAGAAACCCAAAGGAAGGTAATGAACAAACGCTTCAGAACCAGAGGAATCGCGTGCAATGTTGACGAGAAAGAAACAGGCTTTCCCGTGTAAAGAGACGCAACGGTGAAGACGACGGCTGCCgtggagaggagagagaaggcGAAGAGGAAGATGACGTAGATGAATTGGTAAATGAGGAGAAGGGTCCATTCGTGATTGGTTTGGGATTGATCTTGCGGAGGAATTGAATCGAGCTGAGCTAAGATTGGTTGGGTAAAGAGAGAATGAGCGAGGATTGCGAAGGAGAGAGgaaaaattagggttagggttatgAGGTAGAAGGTTTTTGGGGAAAATTTGGGGATCGTGGTGGATTCACGTAATATACCTTGAATGTTGAGGAATTGAAGCTCTTCTGCAACGAGATCCATggatgaaattagggtttgtatAGAGAGAGATTGGGGAAGATTGTTAAAGGCGGTGACTTTTTTGAAGatgtgatgaaaaaaaaaaaagtttcagagagagagaaaggacaagaaaagagaaaagaggtcACTTCatggttttaaaaaagtttcaacaaaaataaaatatatttatttctaaaattagaaTGAAAACACGATTagaataaaaatctaaaatcacgaactttcaaattgtggttattttaatgattaattttgtaaGAGGCCATTTTAAACAGGAATTTCTGTTGACTTACTGTTTAAATCATCAAATTCTGTTAACCACGACAAATTGGACATGTCATTAAATCCCTAAACGGAGCAATTAGTCGGCGTTAAGGGATCATTAATCCCTCTCCGTTAGTGtcaaaacgacaccgtttgaACCCGAGAGAACAGAACAAAATTAGGAAGAAAATTCTCGAAATCGAAATCCCAAATTCTCGTCAAACCCTAGAAATCGATTTCTCAGTCCAAATGCCGAAAGTGAGAAATAAAGGTGTGATATCGTTTATTGGAACTCCACCTCCACCAAAAGATGAATCACTGAGTCTAATTGTGTTTGATCGAAACCCATTAGATGAAGAGGGTCGAGTTGAAGATTGAGCTCCACCTCCACCGCAAGACGTTGCAGTTTCTAATGTCGGAGATGGAGGTGGAGATGGAGGTGGTGTATCTGAATCTGTTGTTGGAGCTAAAGGAAAGAGAGGTAAAGGTGTAGCTTCAGGTCGGCGTCGAAAACGTGAAAAAAGAAGTGATGGatgtgatgaagaagacgaagtcgAGCCTACGGTGGAGCATGACAATGAAGATGATTGCGCCGTGTATGGAGATGAGGATTgcaatgatgttgatgatgcagTAGATGGTAGAGATAAAGAAGCTAATGTCGAAGAAGCGGCTATTGAAGAAGTTGCTAACTTAAACATTGAAGATGATTTCCCAGAGATGGTTAAAACAGAGGAAGCTGGTTCCGATTCTGACAGTGGTGATGATATATGGGACGACGAGAAGATACCCGATCCTTTGTCGtcagacgaagaagatgagattgaagaagaagtcaaagaCGAGGCAGCTCCTAAAGATTGGTCTGATCTAGAGACTTTGCTAGCGGTGGAGAAAACATACAACTCTCCCGAAGAATTCAAGCTTGCCGTGTTGATGTACTCTTTGAAGACAAGGTACGACATTAAACTCTATAGGTCTAATGCTTTCTTGGTTGGTGCAAAGTGTTGCTATGTTGATGAGGATGGTGTTAAATGTCCTTGGAGAGTTTATTGCTCATATGAGAAGAGGAAGCATAAGATGCAAATTAGAGTTTATGTGAAAGAGCATATATGTGTTAGGTCAGAGTATACAAAAATGTTGAAGAGGTCTTCTATAGCATTTTTGTTTGAGGAAAGGTTGAGAATAAATCCAAAGCTTACAAAATATGAGATGGATGATGAAATTAAGAGGGAGTATAACTTAGAAGTAACTCCAGATCAGTGTGCAAAGGCCAAGACCAAAGTGATGAGTGCAAGAAAAGCTAGTCATGATTCACATTTTGCAAGAATATGGGATTATCAAGCAGAGGTATGGAATCATAACCAAGGCTCAGAATTTGAGATTGAGACAGTTCCTGGGACGGTAATTGGAAGCAAACATAGGTTTTTCGGTTGTATATCTGTTTTAAAGCTCAAAAGGAtacatggaaaaaaaacttgtagaCCTATCATAGGTATAGATGGAGCTTTTTTAAAATGGGATATAAAAGGGCATGTTCTAGATGCAGTTGGAAGGGATGGGGACAATAGGATTGTGCCTCTTGCTTGGGCAGTTGTAGAAATAGAAAACGATGATAACTGGGACTGGTTTTTTAGACATCTCGCAACAAGTTTGGGGCTGGTTACAATGACACCTCTAGCTCTCATTTTAGATAAACAATCGGTATATAtcccatatttttgtttttgttcttctggtTGTCTCGGGTTACAATACGAGA harbors:
- the LOC104760479 gene encoding uncharacterized protein At4g15970-like, giving the protein MKSLNTDSSSFSGYELAGPSNTVGRAKSRSIGSDSSTGQRDVLRVVLLFTTVALSCLLVYKSVDKPLQVMLPQWKTSWYSQNQTSLKPIQHTKPVSELERVLMNAAMEDNTVIITALNNAWTAPNSTFDLFLESFQTGLGTERLLKHVIAVCLDSKAYDRCMLVHSHCYLINATDSEELAGKNRFMSPGYLKLIWRRMDLLKEVLSLGYNFLFTDADILWLRDPFPRFFSNADFQISCDDYNGKPSDKSNHVNSGFTYVKANNKTRNFYNYWCDSSKRFPKRHDQDVFNSIKNDPFVTELGITIRFLDTVYFGGFCEPSRDINVVNTMHANCCIGLDNKVKNLKAALEDWKQYLLVNKTVTETKWNIPPRCGY
- the LOC104760477 gene encoding uncharacterized protein LOC104760477; amino-acid sequence: MDLVAEELQFLNIQGILRESTTIPKFSPKTFYLITLTLIFPLSFAILAHSLFTQPILAQLDSIPPQDQSQTNHEWTLLLIYQFIYVIFLFAFSLLSTAAVVFTVASLYTGKPVSFSSTLHAIPLVLKRLFITFLWVSLLMLVYNSVFLLFLVVLIVAIDLQSVILAVFSMVVIFVLFLGVHVYMTAWWHLASVVSVLEPIYGIAAMRKSYELLKGRTSMACTMVFVYLALCGVTAGVFGAVVVHGGDDFGLFTKIVVGGFLVGILVIVNLVGLLVQSVFYYVCKSFHHQEIDKSALHDHLGGYLGDYVPLKSSIQMENFDI